ATTGATTCTGTaatgctgctgttgttgttgataatgataatgattaaTATCATTATAACATGGTGTTGGCAAAAAGTGGTAGTAACAACAACATCCaaaataataatagtagtagtaatgacaatagaaataataataataaacaacaaataaacgaaatgttttaattaataaattgcgTAAGTATTTACCAGTCACTCATTTATTTCAGTCAATATATTAGGATGTTTTCGAACTGgaaatattaaacaataaaacGAAAGTAACAAAAGGTTCTATATCATTTCCTTACCTTTTTTTGGCTGTGAATATTGTCGTTCTTAATTTTATTGTGACATGTTATTTTTCTTAGTACacttttaattactttattttttcctgtaaaaTCTTTTATATGCAAGCGATAATCTATATCTAGAtctgaaatgttttaaagattCCTTGGCCGACATTTTCCATAATTATTGACATTTACATGAGTATTTATGcagataaaatataataatatcaaTTGCGATATTGTCAGGCGTAAGACTCGAACACACAGTCCTAATATAGACATGTAAACGCCTTATCCACACAACTAGGTAATGCACATTTTTATCCGTTTAAATGTAATAGTTACGTCGCTAAAATAACTAAGTATTTACGTTCGGACATCGAAATTAAGTTTATGGAATATACGAAATATTTAAGGGTAACAGGTCATAACTTACGTACGATATGAAGAGTTTATGATAACATATCAGTTGAACCGTCGGtataaaatgtcttattttatatttgatatcgTTCTTACAATCATGTATCAGTAAAGTTCGTCACTGTGTATTGAGTGGTGACTAGATTATTCCTAGTTATAATGATAAAAACACAAGACATATGTGTCTATAGACATTTTTGCTGTGCATACGATCCACATGCTTAACGTACCCTTTgcagaaaatttcaaaacaaaacacaGCTCAGGAAAAATTCGTAAAGAATGTCTACGTCGTTCAAGTATATAATGGTGATTGAAGAGAAATAATGCATCTGGACTGTGCATTTTGTACAGATTACAACAGAGCAGATAGACATTGCTTTAGCTCGGTCTTTTATCAAAAATCGAAGTAGAGATGACTCTTCGTAAGTTAAAgtacttttgaaacaaaaacaagtaCTAATTGAATGTTGATTGTTAAGAAAAGGAAACTTTGTCAGTGACCAACTTCAGCGTTTGATTCGTTATCCAAAACCTGACTGTTCTATATACTGCACTACCAAGTTATTTGCAAAGTCCATCTGtgaatttgataaatttgttattttgcaagaaaaaaaaacacgaacgTCATGCCGTATATCTTACtattctttcaaaataaatcttTCTAAAGAAAGGGTTCAGAAGCAAGTGACGAATTGTAGATAAGTTGTAAATAATTCCTTGGTAAGGAAAAAACGCAAACAAACCCTACAACGCACATATCAAATAATAAACGTGTTATATCCATCTGCATCATCTTCTCAACTGACAGgtctttttttctaaatgattAGGAAAACATCTCTGACCGAAACTTATCTTTTATAATTGTTGAAATAAATCATTCTAATTGATGGATTTATTGTAGAACAGAGTTTGAAAGGGCTTAACAACAGTgtattgatttaatcatttacataATTAAATTAAAGGTGGAACGATTAACATCACGGTGCATGAAGTTCAAGACACAGACACACTAAGGGAAGCTAAAGCAGCAAACGGGGGAGGATGGGGCGGAATCATGGTAGACAAGGCATTCGAAGATTTTCTTGGAGAACTTGTTGGCGAAAATGTATTCGAGACATTTAGATTGAAAGAAACGGAAGATTGGTTGTATGTGTTGCGGGACTTTGAGGCTAAGAAGCGGGAAATAAGAATTGAATCGGCACGGTTTATAAACATGCGTTTTCCCGTATCCCTCATTGAACTATGTGAGCAGGAAAAACGGATGAAATTCCAGGATGTAATTGCATCAACGAGATATGCCGAAATTGTTGAATTAAAgcttgacaaaataaaaatgtctaaaattatATTCTTTTACATGTTTGGACCGTCTATACAGTCAACAGTTAATTACGTGAAATCAGTCTTTAATGACATGAGTTTAAGAAATGTCAATGTAATTCTCATGGTTGGTGGTTATTCAGAATCGCCGTTGTTACAAGAAGCATTTCGTGAGGCCTTTCCACAGAAACGTGTGGTCATTCCTCCATGTCCTTCCTCAAGTGTATTGAGAGGAGCTTTAATATTTGGACATAATCCTTTGACAGTAAGTGAGAGGATATTAAGGTATACATACGGTGTCGGCACAAGTAGATCGTTTATAAAAGGAACACACCCTGAAAGCAAAAGGTTCAGCACAGACACTGGTGATAGATGTTGTGACCTTTTCCATATATTTGTCACAAAACATTGGATAGTTAAGACAGGAGAAACACAGGTTAAGCACTGTTGTCGAACTGTTAACAAATACCAATCCCGATTGGATCTCAGATTTTACCTTTCTGAAGAGACAATCCCAGAATATGTAGACGCAGAAGGATGCTCGAAAATAGGAGACTTAACAATAGATTTCGAAGATCCTATTGAGGACGTTGGTCGAGGAGTCGCTGTTTCTATGGC
This DNA window, taken from Mercenaria mercenaria strain notata unplaced genomic scaffold, MADL_Memer_1 contig_4639, whole genome shotgun sequence, encodes the following:
- the LOC123559225 gene encoding heat shock 70 kDa protein 12A-like, which produces MASRSRLLVGAIDFGTAFSGWAFSFKHEYEQDPTKATVKVWNAGTLTTEKTPTCILLQPDGTFDSFGYDAENRYRELADKKLHTEYYFFRHFKMSLFKNLGKEIKRGMKISDEMGKQFPAKDVFAMSIKYLVDDMMLIVRQRIFGELRSHEIHWVLTVPAIWSDAAKQFMREAASKAGIENEQLTIALEPEAASIYCRHLPVDATSDESQMTISNLSTGTKYMVLDAGGGTINITVHEVQDTDTLREAKAANGGGWGGIMVDKAFEDFLGELVGENVFETFRLKETEDWLYVLRDFEAKKREIRIESARFINMRFPVSLIELCEQEKRMKFQDVIASTRYAEIVELKLDKIKMSKIIFFYMFGPSIQSTVNYVKSVFNDMSLRNVNVILMVGGYSESPLLQEAFREAFPQKRVVIPPCPSSSVLRGALIFGHNPLTVSERILRYTYGVGTSRSFIKGTHPESKRFSTDTGDRCCDLFHIFVTKHWIVKTGETQVKHCCRTVNKYQSRLDLRFYLSEETIPEYVDAEGCSKIGDLTIDFEDPIEDVGRGVAVSMAFGGTEIIVEAEDKKTGEKVRARIDFLG